The Streptomyces pratensis genomic interval CCCGAACCGCGGATGGCCGTGGTGACGCCGTTCGACAAGAGCGCACTGCGCAACATCGAGCAGGCGATCCGTGACTCCGACCTGGGCGTCAACCCCAGCAATGACGGCAACATCATCCGTGTGACGTTCCCCGAGCTCACGCAGGACCGCCGCAAGGAGTACATCAAGGTCGCCAAGACCAAGGCCGAGGACTCCAAGATCTCGATCCGCTCCATCCGCCGCAAGGCCAAGGAGTCGCTCGACAAGCTCGTCAAGGACAAGGAGTCCGGCGAGGACGAGGTCCGCCGCGCGGAGAAGGAGCTCGACGACACCACCGCGAAGTACGTCGCGCAGGTGGACGAGCTGCTCAAGCACAAGGAAGCCGAGCTGCTCGAAGTCTGATGAACGACTCTTCCTGGGGCGCCCCGCAGGGAGCCGGTTACCGGGGCGCGCCCGAGATGGGGGCCGCTCCGGCGGGTCCTGCATACGATGTGCACGGCGCCCAGCAGACTCGGCCCATGCCCATCGTGCCGGACGCTCCCGACGCAGGTAGAGACGCTGACGACCGCGACAACCGGAACGGGGACGCCGCCGCGCGCGTCAGCGGCCCCCTTTTCCGTGACGAGAAGCCGCAGGAGCCCATGTCCACCCCGTTGCCGACGCCCCCGCCGCAGAAGAAGCGCGCGGGGCGTGATCTGCGCGCCGCCATAGGGGTCGGCCTCGGGCTCGGGGCGGTCGTCGCGGGGTCGCTCTTCTTCGTGAAGGCCGTCTTCGTCGGTGTTGTCGTGATCGCCGTGGTGGTGGGGCTCTGGGAGCTCACCTCCCGCCTCAAGGAGCGCAAGGGGATCAACGCCCCCCTCGTGCCGCTCGCCGTCGGCGGCGCCGCCATGGTGGTCGCCGGCTACGTGCGGGACGCGGAGGGCGCGTGGGTCGCCATGGCGCTCACGGCGCTCGCGGTCCTTGTCTGGCGTATGACGGAGCGTCCGGAGGGCTATCTCAAGGACGTCACGGCCGGTGTGTTCGCCGTGTTCTACGTGCCGTTCCTGGCGACGTTCGTCAGCATGATGCTCACCGCGGACGACGGGCCCCGGCGGGTGCTGACCTTCCTGCTGCTCACCGTGGTGGCCGACACGGGTGCGTACGCCGTCGGCTGGCGCTTCGGCACGCACAAGCTGGCACCCCGCATCAGTCCGGGGAAGACCCGCGAGGGCCTCTTCGGCGCGATCGGCTTCGCGATGGTCGCCGGCGCGCTCTGCATGCAGTTCCTGATCGACGACGGCAGCTGGTGGCAGGGGCTGCTGCTGGGCCTCGCCGTCGCCGCCAGCGCCACGCTGGGTGACCTGGGCGAGTCCATGATCAAGCGGGACCTCGGGATCAAGGACATGGGCACGCTGCTGCCCGGCCACGGCGGCATCATGGACCGGCTCGACTCGCTGCTGCCGAGCGCCCCGGTCGTATGGCTGCTGCTGGTGCTGTTCGTCGGATCCGGCTGAGCGGAGAGGCGACCTTCCGCGTCGCGGTTCTCACGGGGCCCGTCGTCCATCGGACGGCGGGCCCCGCCCGTATCCGCTCGACGGAGCCAGGGAGCGTTCGGCCGTCACCGCGGAGCCGTACGAGGACGAACGGTCCGCAGGGGCGGTCCGCGTACGTGCCCCGGGCGGTCCTTCGCCCGCACGGTGCGGTGACCGCTTCCGGCGCGGACGGTGGAGCAGGCCCGGCGGGGTACCCGAGAAGGGCAGACGCAAGCCGTCGCTTCCGAGGAGGACCTGCCGTGCGCACGCTGAAGCTCTGGCTCGACCGCAGCCTGACCGCGCAAGCGGTGCTGATCTTCGCACTGGGACTGGGGCTGACCGCCGTGTTCCACCGGGACGGGCATCCCGGCTGGTGGGTGATCCGGACAGCGTTGTTCACCGCCGTCGTCATCGGCATCGTGGCCGTTCAGCGCCGCAGGACCGGCCGGGCGGCCGGTACCGGGCCGCGCGGGGTCGCGGAGATCAACCGCAGGATCCGTCACCGTGAGGTACCGGAGGATCCCGAGGAGCGGGCAGCCATGCGGAGGCTGCTCGCGGAGCAGCTGGGGAGGATGGAACGAGGGGGCCGGTGGCTGCCGTACTGGCTGGGCTGCATG includes:
- the frr gene encoding ribosome recycling factor, whose translation is MIEEILLEAEEKMEKAVVVAKEDFAAIRTGRAHPAMFNKIVADYYGALTPINQLASFSVPEPRMAVVTPFDKSALRNIEQAIRDSDLGVNPSNDGNIIRVTFPELTQDRRKEYIKVAKTKAEDSKISIRSIRRKAKESLDKLVKDKESGEDEVRRAEKELDDTTAKYVAQVDELLKHKEAELLEV
- a CDS encoding phosphatidate cytidylyltransferase, yielding MNDSSWGAPQGAGYRGAPEMGAAPAGPAYDVHGAQQTRPMPIVPDAPDAGRDADDRDNRNGDAAARVSGPLFRDEKPQEPMSTPLPTPPPQKKRAGRDLRAAIGVGLGLGAVVAGSLFFVKAVFVGVVVIAVVVGLWELTSRLKERKGINAPLVPLAVGGAAMVVAGYVRDAEGAWVAMALTALAVLVWRMTERPEGYLKDVTAGVFAVFYVPFLATFVSMMLTADDGPRRVLTFLLLTVVADTGAYAVGWRFGTHKLAPRISPGKTREGLFGAIGFAMVAGALCMQFLIDDGSWWQGLLLGLAVAASATLGDLGESMIKRDLGIKDMGTLLPGHGGIMDRLDSLLPSAPVVWLLLVLFVGSG